The stretch of DNA CCCCACCCCTCCTCACCGTCACTTGGAAGGGGCTGTTGGGCACGTGCTCGCCACCAAAGCGCACACAGATAATGTATTTGCCCGGCTGGGGGGCCGTGTAGAAGATGTCGAAAGTGCCGTCCTCATTCTCCACCACGTCCACATCTACCTCTGAGCCATCAGGCGTGCACACAGTGCATGTCACTTTGCCTTTGCCTGCCGCCTTAGTGTCCACGGTGATCACCGTCTCCTCCCCAATCTGGATGGTGGGGCCGATGCCAGCACCTGGTGGGGCAGGGTGGGTCCCCAAAGGGGGGCCAGTGTGTGAGCTTAGGCTCAGGTTGTTCCCGTCCGCCTGCCGCCCACACAGGCCTCTCATTGCCACCACCAAGCACAGCCAGGCCGCCAGGCCTCttgccccaccctgcccctccaAGCTGGGATGGCGAGTGGTTTCTCAGAAGGCAGGAAGGGTTCTCCTGACCACCTCAAGTGCCCGTATGGGAGGGGCCCGACGGTAGCACCCAGGTGCctgggaggaaaaggaagggcCCACTCCAGCCTAAGTGTTGACAGCCACTCCCTTGCCTACTCAGCCTCATCCAGCACCACGGCCCACATTGCTGAACGTCAGCATCTGGCTGGGTACACGGCTGCCTGCACCCCTGTGGCCTGGCCCCGGCCCCCATTGCTGTGTGTGGACGCGGTGAAGCAGAGTCCTGCTGCAGCGTGGGGGGACGTGACACttgcctccccaccccccaggCCTGATGGTGAAACCGGAGTTTCCTGACAACTGAGAAGGCTCGCGGTGAAAAGCAGCCCGGTGCAGGCAGGAGTGGGAACGGGGAGGCGGAAGGCAGTGGGGTTAGCACCCGAGTAGCGCAGTGCAGCAGGCTTGGCAGAGCGGGGACAGCACCCAGGGAGACAGGGAACAGGAGGCCCAAGCTACAGCCACCACTGCTGGGTTGCGAGGGCAGAGCAGCTGAGCCGGCCNNNNNNNNNNNNNNNNNNNNNNNNNNNNNNNNNNNNNNNNNNNNNNNNNNNNNNNNNNNNNNNNNNNNNNNNNNNNNNNNNNNNNNNNNNNNNNNNNNNNGGGGAGAGACAGTGACGTTATGATCTGGAGCTCCGCCGTGGAGGCTTGGGGGGCTGTGGGCTGTGAGGCCTGGCAGTGACAGTGTCCCCTGCAGCCTGGCCTCCTGCCAGGGAAGCAGCCAGGAGCACGAAACCCACTTGAAGGCCAAGCTCGAGGGGCTCTGCCACCAAGTCCCACTATCGGCCGAGGGCTCCTGCTGCACTAGGATCCATGCTGGCCTGCCGTGGCCAGGCAGCTCTCCCGAGCGCCAAGACCTGGCTGCCTGCTGCCCACGCTGCCCTTGGAGGCTTCATTCATGCCCACCCCATGCCATCTAGTTAGTGTCTTGGACCCCAACCTCACAGGTACCCAACTCTCCCCACTTTCCCTGCCCAGCTCCCGGCTGGCCATCCGCAGGTCTGAGCCACTCCATCCTCAAAGTATGCCCCCTAATTTGGCTCTCACTGAAGCCCCCCGGCCACCAAGCTTGCCGGGAGAGCAACTTCAGCACCGCCCCCCTCCCTGTCTCCATTCTGCAAACAATAGCCAGGGAAATGAGGTTACTGAGTCTTGCTCCCACCCCCAAAGCCCCCAAGGCCCTGCAATCAGcactccccagcctccccagccctgcacacCCACGCCTGTCCCATCAGATCCTACCTACGGCCTGTCCTACAAAGCCATCTCGCTCCTGCCGCAAAACTCTAGCCACCCGCTAACCCTTTCCTTAGCCACCTGGCCCAAATGCCAGGCCTGTAGCCTCTCATCAGCATTCCCGGGTGTCCCTGGCTGGGGCAGGTGACCCTCCATGCCTGTTGGGGAATGTCTGAATAACGTCACTgctgggggatgggggaagggggaaggagggagacgGGTCACAGAATGCACTTTGGGGCTCTGAGGCTGGGCCGGGCCCCGCCATGCTGGCCGCCCAAGCAGTCGATACTGGCGCCCTACCGCACTACCAGCCAGCCCCACCCGCTCATGCACCTCCCCCAGCCCGGGACGCACAGGCCCCTGGAAGGTGGGGATGGGGGTCTGTGGATCTGGCCAGGGCTGGGGCTCCCACTGAGTCGGGGAGACCCCTTGTTCCCTCAGCCCACACAGGAGCCCTTGTGCTTCCCTGGGTGCCAAGATCCCGAGACCCCAAAGTCCCCAGTGGGGTGCCTCTCAGGATGCACCTCACCCCAAAGCTCTCAGCTGCAACCCGAGTTCTCAGATGGGGAAATAAAGGCCCAGAGAGGGGGAGAGCCAGAGCGGCCATGCTCAGCTCCGGAAGCCTCCCTGGGCCCTCGCCCTCCAGCCCACGGCCTCATCTTCTGCGCCCCCCACTCTGTCCCTGCCTAGAGCTGCAGCTGGAACTGTCCTGGGAATCGGCTCCAAGAGGAAAGGAAATTGCCCCTCTGGGCAGGAGGGGCATTGGGAGTGGCCCCAGCAAGCAGCTTACCTAGCCCGTGACCTCCGATTGACACTGAGGTGAGAGGGCAGAGAGCAAGGAGAAAGGTCAGGTGAGTCACTCAAGGGGGCAGCCCCCACTCCCACACGCCGCCCCAAGCAGCGAGCCCTTGCACACAGGCACAACCCAAGCCCCGTGCCGAGCGCCGCAGCGGCCAATGGCAGGCTGGCTCACCTGTGACTGTGCACTTGCTGGCGTCCCCGGTGGGCACGGCACGCACGCGGTACGGGGAGAAGGGGATCTCGTCACCCCCATACTTGATGAGGATGGTGTAGCGACCCGTCACATCTGGCACATAGGCCACTGTATACGTGCCGTCATGGTTGTCTTGGATGCGTGTCTTCTTCGGCTTGCCTTCTGGATCCTGTGTGGCAAAGGCGGGGAGGCAGTTGGCTCAAGACCAAGtagctgccgggcgcggtggctcaagcctgtaatcccagcactttgggaggccgagacgggcgNNNNNNNNNNNNNNNNNNNNNNNNNNNNNNNNNNNNNNNNNNNNNNNNNNNNNNNNNNNNNNNNNNNNNNNNNNNNNNNNNNNNNNNNNNNNNNNNNNNNagagacgggcggatcacgaggtcaggagatcgagaccatcctggctaacccggtgaaaccccgtctctactaaaaaatacaaacaactagccgggcgaggtggcgggcgcctgtagtcccagctactcgggaggctgaggcaggagaatggcgtgaacccgagaggcggagcttgcagtgagctgagatccggccactgcactccagcctgggcgacagagcgagactccgtctcaaaaaaaaataaaagaccaagTAGCCCCAGGCCTGCCTCAGGCGCTCCTGGAAAGCGCCCAGCGTGGCTGCTACAGGGACAGCCTCTGGGCCTCAGGCCTCTCAACTGCTATGGCCCAAAGGGCTGCCTGCATCTGGCAGAGTCCAGAATGGAGACTAAAACATCCCACACATCCCATATGACAATAGGCACGGCCAGGGAGCTTGGCACCCATCCTCAGCCCCAGGGCCTGTCCAGTACTTAGGAGGAGCTCACCTGGGTGTTCTCAAGTTTTTATCCTATACCTGCCCCATGAGAATATTACAggcggggaaactgaggcacaaaaggCTTTGGTGACGTGCTCAGAGTTAACAGCAAGTGCATGTCTGGGGAAGCCTGTGCCTGTCACCACTATCCTAAGGTAGTCACAAGCTTAGCGAACCAAAGACGGGCCCTGCCTTTCCCTGCCCTCCTTGGTGCAGCTCCCCAGGGAGGTCAGACACTGGCTACCCACAGCCCACACTCCAGCCACCCAGGCCCCCTTGCCTCCCCTGCTTGTTCCTGGAGCTCACCGTGATCTGGACAGCCAGCAGGCCCTCCCCAGCATCTTTTGCATCGATGGTGAACTCCACAGGCAGGCTGGCGGGCACGCCAGTGGTGTTGAGTCCGGGGCCACTGGCCTTCACCTTGCTGGCATCATGAGTAGGCAGCACCTTGACCTTGAAGGGGCTGTGGGTATGGGTGTTGTGAGCAGTCAGACAGGTTCTCagcatccagcctgggctactCCCCACAGGCAGCAGGCCCTGCCTCTTACCTCCGGGGCACCTCTTCATCTCCATACAGTACTGAGATGCTGTAGGGCCCTTCTCGGCTGGGCACGTAATTGACGGTCTGGGTGCCATCAGCGTTGTCCACCACGTCCACTGgctccaccaggcctggccccagACCCAGGGACAGAGCCTCAGCTAGTCTCCTAGGTCTCCGTTCCTATCCTACCACACTGGACGGCCNNNNNNNNNNNNNNNNNNNNNNNNNNNNNNNNNNNNNNNNNNNNNNNNNNNNNNNNNNNNNNNNNNNNNNNNNNNNNNNNNNNNNNNNNNNNNNNNNNNNTTATCCTCATCCGCCCGACCCTGGGAATGGCCTTGGCCCCCTCTGACACAAAAGACACACGTCTGGGTGCCAGCTGGGAACCTTGCCCGCCTGCCTTCCTGCCACATCTGCTCAGTGACCAAGTCCCATCTGTTCTACCTCCTCTAAGTCCCCCTCCTGGATGCACTGTCATCTGAGGCTCTTCCAAAAACACCTACACACCTGCATCACTTCTGCACTCTAGTCTCCTTTCCCAGCCCTCAAAGAGGACACTGCCCTCCCGACCCCCGGCTCCAGGCACGCCAACACTCACCTTTGGGCCCTTGTACTTTGACCTGCAGTGGAGCCACACCAGCCTTGCTTGTGTCCACCTGGAAGGACTGAGGGAGGTTGGCACGAACCATGCCTGGGCTCAGGCCGGGCCCAGAGCACTTGACCTTGGACGCATCTGTCACATCATGCACAGGGACCTTGAAAGGACTGCCTGAGGGTTGGGGCAAAGGTATGGCAGCTGTATGAGACAGGGTGGGGAGAAGCAGACAGTCCCAGCCCCGCCCTGGCTGCCACCGCCTCACCTGGCACTTGATGGCCACCATAGGTGACATTGAGGCTGTAGGTGCCAGCCTCATAAGGGATGTACTCAACTGAGCAGCTGCCATCCTTGTTATCCATACAGGACATCTTGGCCTCGGAGGGGCCCTCTACAGCCAGGCCCAGGCCGCCCGTGCCAGCTCCCCTGGTCCAAACAGACAGCCAGTCATTCCTGGGGTTCCCAGGCCTACTGGCCACCCAGGCTCCTGGGGGCTCCCTCACCTGGTCTCCACAGTGAACTTGTTGGGCTTGTTGGTGGTGCCACTTTGGATGCCTGGCCCATGGACACGCACCCGGGAGGGGTCGCAGCCCTCGGTCACGGGCACCTGGAAGGGGCTGCTGGGCACGGGGCTGCCGTCGTAGGTCACGTCCACCGAGTGCAGTCCTGGAGGAGTGCAGGCCGGGTCAGGAGGAGCCTGGGCCACCCCACCCACCACCGTCCACCAGCCTGTGCGAGCCCCAGCACGCACCCTCCTCGTAAGGCGTGTACTCCACTTTGTACGTGCCGTCGCCTCGGTCCTGAACGTAGGTCTCCGTCAGGTTGCCTGAGGGGTTGGCCACACGGGCCTTGACGTGCGGCCCTCCGGTCTGTGTCAGAGCCCGGGCGTCCACACTGAACTCGGTGGTGGCCTCACGGAAGACACCTGCAAAGGGACACAGAGAAGAGGCTTGGGGCTCTGGGGTTCTGGTCCCTGTGTCCCCGCTGCCACATACCCCACGGCAGGGCAACTCACCCTGGCCCTCAATCCCAGGCCCGTAACACTGGACGCCGGAAGTGtccactgcaggctccacctgcAGCTTGCTGGGGAAGTTGGGCACAGGCTGGCCGCCGTACTTGATGGTGACAGTGTAGGCCCCGGGGCAGAGAGGAATGTATGTAATGGTGTGCGTGCCGTCGCCGTGGTCCTGGATGTACACCTCAGCCGGCAGCCCCGCCTCTGAGCAGATCTCAATGGTCAGCTCCGCGCTGCCCGCGCTCGAGCAGTCTACTTGGAATTGGCCCACTTCCCCAGCGGTGGCCCGCTCCAGCCCAGGGCCTGAGCACTTGACTTTGGATGCGTCAAAGCAGGGAACCACGTGGGCCTTGAATGGGGAGCCAGGGATGTGGGTGTCAGCGAAGAGGATGTTGATGTTGTAGTCCCCGGGCTCGGTGGGCACATAGGACACAGAACATGTGCCGTCCCCGTTGTCCAGGCACTCGAGCTGTGCCTCGCAGGGGCCCTCCACTGTCAAGCCCAGGCCACCTGTGCCGGCGCCCTTGGTGTCAATGGTGAAGCGGGCGGGGGAGCCTGCACTGCCTCCCTGCAGCCCCGGCCCAAACGCCTTCACCTGAGGGAAGAAGGGGTCAGGAGCCAAGGCCACGCTATGCCCCGACCCCAGACCTCCTGACTCTCCACCTGCCTCCCCTTGCCCCGGCTTCCTGCCCTCACCAAACAGGAATGCTGGCGGGCCCAGGCTGCCTGCCGGATGGGCCATCCATCAGTCATAAGGACAAAAAGGagggacgggcgcggtg from Piliocolobus tephrosceles isolate RC106 unplaced genomic scaffold, ASM277652v3 unscaffolded_17053, whole genome shotgun sequence encodes:
- the LOC111533797 gene encoding filamin-A-like — encoded protein: MAHPAGSLGPPAFLFGEGRKPGQGEAGGESGGLGSGHSVALAPDPFFPQVKAFGPGLQGGSAGSPARFTIDTKGAGTGGLGLTVEGPCEAQLECLDNGDGTCSVSYVPTEPGDYNINILFADTHIPGSPFKAHVVPCFDASKVKCSGPGLERATAGEVGQFQVDCSSAGSAELTIEICSEAGLPAEVYIQDHGDGTHTITYIPLCPGAYTVTIKYGGQPVPNFPSKLQVEPAVDTSGVQCYGPGIEGQGVFREATTEFSVDARALTQTGGPHVKARVANPSGNLTETYVQDRGDGTYKVEYTPYEEGLHSVDVTYDGSPVPSSPFQVPVTEGCDPSRVRVHGPGIQSGTTNKPNKFTVETRGAGTGGLGLAVEGPSEAKMSCMDNKDGSCSVEYIPYEAGTYSLNVTYGGHQVPGSPFKVPVHDVTDASKVKCSGPGLSPGMVRANLPQSFQVDTSKAGVAPLQVKVQGPKGLVEPVDVVDNADGTQTVNYVPSREGPYSISVLYGDEEVPRSPFKVKVLPTHDASKVKASGPGLNTTGVPASLPVEFTIDAKDAGEGLLAVQITDPEGKPKKTRIQDNHDGTYTVAYVPDVTGRYTILIKYGGDEIPFSPYRVRAVPTGDASKCTVTVSIGGHGLGAGIGPTIQIGEETVITVDTKAAGKGKVTCTVCTPDGSEVDVDVVENEDGTFDIFYTAPQPGKYIICVRFGGEHVPNSPFQVTVRR